In Agelaius phoeniceus isolate bAgePho1 chromosome 18, bAgePho1.hap1, whole genome shotgun sequence, one genomic interval encodes:
- the CIT gene encoding citron Rho-interacting kinase isoform X1 has product MEKTLLLKSKELQDAQDKCHKMEQEMTRLHRRVSEVEAVLSQKEVELKASETQRSLLEQDLATYITECSSLKRSLEQARMEVSQEDDKALQLLHDIREQSRKLQEIKEQEYQAQVEEMRLMMNQLEEDLISARRRSDLYESELRESRLAAEEFKRKAAECHNKLQKLQVKDQGKNEAGELYSKLEKINTEQQAKIQELQEKLTKAVKASSEATELLQNIRQAKERAEKELEKLQNREDSNESMKKKLLEAEERRHSLENQVKRLETVERRENRLKEDIQTKSQQIQQMAEKILELEEKHREAQIAAQHLELQLKQKEQFYEEKLKVLENQMKKDLADKEALENMLRRHEEEAREKCKVLAEQKAMINAMDSKIRSLEQRIVELSEANKLAANSSLFTQRNMKAQEEMISELRQQKFYLETQAGKLEAQNRKLEEQLEKMSHQDHTDKNRLLELETRLREVSLEHEEQKLELKRQLTELQLTLQERESQITGLQAARTALENQLREAKTELEETTAEAEEEIQALTAHRDEIQRKFEALRNSCTVISDLEEQLNQLTEDNAELNNQNFFLSKQLDEASGANDEVVQLRSEVDHLRREITEREMQLTSQKQTMEALKTTCTMLEEQVMDLEALNDELLEKERQWEAWRNVLGDEKSQFECRVRELQRMLDTEKQSRVRADQRITESRQVVELAVKEHKAEILALQQALKEQKLKAESLSDKLNDLEKKHAMLEMNARSLQQKLETERELKQRLLEEQAKLQQQMDLQKNHIFRLTQGLQEALDRADLLKTERSDLEYQLENIQVLYSHEKVKMEGTISQQTKLIDFLQAKMDQPAKKKKGLFSRRKEDPSLPTQVPLQYNELKVALEKEKARSAELEEALQKTRIELRSAREEAAHRKISDHPHPSTPATARQQIIMSAIVRSPEHQPTPISLLAPPSSRRKESSTPEEYSRRLKERMHHNIPHRFNVGLNMRATKCAVCLDTVHFGRQASKCLECQVMCHPKCSTCLPATCGLPAEYATHFSEAFCRDKMNSPGLQLKEPSTSLRLEGWMKVPRNNKRGQQGWDRKYIVLEGTKVLIYDAEAREAGQRPLEEFELCLPDGDVTVHGAVGATELTNTAKTDVPYILKLESHPHTTCWPGRTLYLLAPSFPDKQRWVTALESIVAGGRVSREKAEADAKLLGNSLLKLEGEDRLDINCTMPFSDQVVLVGAEEGLYALNVLKNSLTHIPGMGAVFQIHLIKDLEKLLMIAGEERALCLVDVKKVKQSLAQSHLPAQPDVSPNVFEAVKGCHLFAAGKVENSLCICAAMPNKVVVLRYNESLSKFCIRKEIETSEPCSCIHLTTYSIIIGTNKFYEIEMKQYTLEEFLDKNDHTLASAVFAASTNSFPVSIIQVNPAGQREEYLLCFHEFGVFVDSYGRRSRTDDLKWNRLPLAFAYREPYLFVTHFNSLEVIEIQARASIGTPARAHLEIPNPRYLGPAISSGAIYLASSYQDKLRVICCKGNLVKETNNEQQQPQHHRGSSATRSGSHQLFLNDSSPNKRGPPTYNEHITKRVASSPGPPEGPSHPREPSTPHRYREGRTELRRDKSPGRPLEREKSPGRLLSTRRERSPGRLFEDSGRGRVPVSGARTPLAQVNKVWDQSSV; this is encoded by the exons ATGGAAAAGACACTTCTTCTCAAGAGCAAAGAGCTCCAAGACGCCCAGGACAAGTGTCACAAG ATGGAGCAGGAAATGACGCGGTTGCACCGGAGAGTGTCAGAGGTGGAGGCTGTACTTAGCCAAAAGGAGGTGGAACTGAAAGCCTCTGAGACCCAGCGATCCCTCCTGGAGCAGGACCTGGCCACCTATATCACAGAATGCAGT AGCTTAAAGCGCAGCCTGGAGCAGGCACGGATGGAGGTGTCTCAGGAAGATGATAAGGCACTGCAGCTACTTCATGATATCAGAGAGCAAAGCCGAAAACTGCAAGAGATCAAAGAACAG GAATACCAAGCTCAAGTGGAAGAGATGAGGCTGATGATGAATCAGCTGGAGGAGGATCTGATCTCAGCTCGCAGGCGCAGCGATCTCTACGAGTCGGAGTTGAGGGAGTCCCGCCTGGCAGCCGAGGAATTCAAACGTAAAGCTGCCGAGTGCCACAACAAACTGCAAAAG TTACAGGTTAAAGATCAAGGAAAAAATGAGGCAGGAGAGTTGTATTCCAAACTGGAAAAG atcaatacagagcagcaagccaaaatccaggagctgcaggaaaagctgacAAAG GCTGTGAAAGCCAGCTCAGAGGCAACTGAGCTCCTGCAGAATATCCGTCAGGCAAAGGAGAGAGctgagaaggagctggagaaactGCAGAACCGGGAAGATTCCAATGaaagcatgaagaaaaaattGCTTGAAGCAGAA GAACGGCGCCATTCTCTGGAGAATCAGGTGAAGAGATTAGAGACTGTGGAACGAAGAGAAAACCGCCTAAAAGAAGATATTCAAACTAAATCTCAACAGATTCAACAGATGGCAGAAAAAATTCTG gagctggaggagaagcACCGTGAGGCTCAGATTGCAGCACAACATCTGGAGTTGCAGCTGAAACAGAAGGAACAATTCTATGAGGAGAAACTCAAA GTGTTGGAAAATCAGATGAAGAAGGATCTTGCAGATAAGGAAGCACTTGAGAATATGCTCAGAAGACATGAAGAAGAAGCACGTGAGAAATGCAAAGTTCTGGCTGAACAGAAGGCG ATGATCAATGCAATGGATTCCAAGATCAGGTCACTGGAGCAGAGAATTGTGGAATTGTCTGAGGCCAACAAACTGGCAGCAAATAGCAGCCTCTTTACCCAGAGGAACAT GAAAGCCCAAGAGGAGATGATTTCAGAGCTCAGGCAACAGAAGTTCTACTTGGAAACACAAGCTGGAAAGTTGGAAGCCCAGAATCGAAAATTAGAAGAACAATTGGAAAAGATGAGTCACCAAGATCACACTGACAAGAACCGCCTGCTGGAGTTGGAGACACGGCTGAGAGAG GTTAGCCTAGAGCACGAAGAACAAAAGCTGGAGCTGAAGAGGCAGctgacagagctgcagctgaccCTGCAGGAGAGGGAATCCCAGATCACTGGGCTGCAGGCTGCAAGGACAGCCCTGGAGAACCAACTCCGAGAGGCCAAGACCGAGCTGGAGGAGACCACGGCCGAGGCAGAGGAGGAGATCCAAGCCCTCACG GCACATAGAGATGAAATCCAGCGTAAATTTGAAGCCCTTCGTAATAGCTGCACA GTGATTTCAGATTTGGAAGAGCAGCTGAACCAGCTCACTGAAGACAATGCAGAGCTGAACAACCAGAATTTCTTCCTGTCCAAACAACTGGACGAGGCCTCGGGGGCCAACGACGAGGTTGTGCAGCTGCGGAGTGAGGTCGATCATCTCCGCCGGGAGATCACCGAGAGGGAGATGCAGCTGACCAGCCAGAAACAA ACTATGGAGGCCTTGAAGACAACATGTACGATGCTGGAAGAGCAAGTAATGGACTTGGAGGCCCTGAATGATGAACTCCTGGAGAAAGAGCGCCAGTGGGAAGCGTGGAGAAATGTTCTAGGGGATGAGAAGTCCCAGTTTGAATGTCGAGttagagagctgcagaggatgctGGATACTGAGAAACAGAGcag AGTGAGAGCAGATCAACGTATTACTGAGTCTCGCCAGGTGGTAGAACTTGCTGTCAAGGAACACAAGGCAGAGATTCTGGCCCTGCAGCAAGCACTCAAGGAACAAAAACTCAAAGCAGAGAGCCTTTCTGATAAG CTCAATGACCTGGAGAAGAAGCACGCCATGCTGGAGATGAACGCCCGCAGTTTACAGCAGAAGCTTGAGACAGAAAGGGAGCTGAAGCAGAGGCTTCTGGAGGAG CAGGCAAAGCTGCAGCAACAAATGGATCTGCAGAAGAACCACATCTTCCGCCTGACTCAAGGTCTGCAAGAGGCTCTGGACCGAGCAGATCTTCTGAAGACTGAGAGAAGTGACCTGGAATATCAGCTGGAAAACATTCAG GTTCTCTATTCCCATGAAAAAGTGAAAATGGAGGGCACTATTTCTCAGCAAACTAAACTCATTGATTTCCTGCAGGCAAAGATGGACCAaccagcaaaaaagaaaaag GGCCTGTTTAGTCGGCGGAAAGAGGACCCTTCTTTACCCACACAGGTTCCCCTGCAATACAATGAGCTGAAAGTGGCactggagaaggagaaggctcGTTCTGCTGAGCTGGAGGAGGCTCTACAGAAAACACGCATTGAACTCAGATCTGCTCGTGAAGAAG CTGCTCATCGGAAAATATCCGACCACCCTCACCCCTCCACGCCGGCCACGGCCAGGCAGCAGATCATCATGTCTGCCATAGTGCGCTCCCCAGAGCACCAGCCCACGCCCATCAGCCTGCTGGCCCCACCCTCCAGCCGCCGGAAGGAATCCTCCACACCTGAGG AGTACAGCCGGCGCCTGAAGGAGCGGATGCACCACAACATCCCCCATCGCTTCAACGTGGGGCTCAACATGAGGGCCACCAAGTGCGCCGTGTGCCTGGACACCGTGCACTTCGGCAGGCAGGCCTCCAAGTGTCTGG AATGCCAGGTGATGTGTCACCCAAAATGCTCAACTTGCTTGCCAGCTACTTGTGGGCTGCCAGCAGAATATGCCACACACTTCTCGGAAGCGTTCTGCCGGGATAAGATGAATTCCCCTGGCCTGCAGCTGAAGGAGCCAAGCACCAGTCTGCGTCTGGAAGGGTGGATGAAAGTGCCAAG GAATAATAAACGTGGGcaacagggctgggacaggaagTATATTGTCCTGGAAGGAACCAAAGTGCTCATTTATGATGCAGAAGCAAGAGAAG ctggacagaGGCCTCTGGAGGAATTTGAGCTCTGCCTTCCTGATGGTGATGTAACTGTTCATGGAGCTGTAGGAGCTACTGAGCTTACCAATACAGCAAAGACAG ATGTGCCATATATCCTAAAATTGGAGTCTCATCCACACACCACTTGCTGGCCTGGTAGAACACTCTACCTGTTAGCACCCAGCTTCCCTGACAAACAGCGCTGGGTCACAGCACTGGAATCAATAGTGGCAGGTGGGAGAGTTTCCAGAGAAAAAGCTGAGGCTGATGCT AAACTGCTGGGGAACTCCCTGCTGAAGCTGGAGGGTGAAGACCGTTTGGATATCAATTGCACAATGCCCTTCAGTGACCAG GTAGTGCTGGTGGGTGCAGAAGAAGGTCTCTATGCCCTGAATGTACTGAAGAATTCCTTAACGCACATCCCAGGAATGGGAGCTGTCTTCCAAATTCACCTCATCAAGGACCTGGAGAAGCTACTCATGATAGCAG gAGAAGAAAGGGCTCTGTGTCTTGTTGATGTAAAGAAAGTGAAGCAGTCCCTAGCCCAGTCtcacctcccagcccagcctgatgTCTCACCAAATGTCTTTGAGGCTGTCAAAGGATGTCACCTTTTTGCTGCTGGCAAA GTTGAGAACAGTCTTTGTATCTGTGCAGCCATGCCCAATAAAGTGGTGGTTCTGCGATACAACGAGAGCTTGAGCAAGTTCTGTATCAGAAAG gaGATTGAAACCTCTGAGCCTTGCAGCTGCATCCATTTGACCACTTACAGCATCATCATTGGAACCAACAAGTTCTATGAAATTGAGATGAAGCAGTACACACTGGAGG AGTTTTTGGATAAAAATGACCACACTTTGGCCtctgctgtgtttgctgcttccACCAACAGTTTCCCAGTCAGTATCATCCAAGTGaacccagcagggcagagggaggagtaTCTGCTCTGTTTCCATG AGTTTGGTGTCTTTGTGGATTCCTATGGAAGACGCAGTAGGACAGACGACCTGAAATGGAACCGCTTGCCCTTAGCTTTTG CCTACAGGGAGCCCTATCTGTTCGTGACCCACTTCAATTCCCTTGAAGTGATCGAGATTCAGGCACGAGCTTCTATAGG AACTCCGGCACGAGCCCACTTGGAGATCCCGAACCCGCGGTACCTGGGGCCTGCCATCTCCTCGGGGGCGATCTACTTGGCCTCCTCCTACCAGGACAAGCTAAGGGTGATCTGCTGTAAGGGCAACCTGGTGAAGGAGACCAAcaatgagcagcagcagccgcagcaCCACAGAGGCTCCTCTGCCACGCGCAG CGGTTCGCATCAATTATTTTTGAATGACAGCAGCCCCAACAAGAGAGGCCCTCCCACGTACAACGAGCACATCACCAAGAGGGtggcctccagcccagggccccCCGAAGGGCCCAGCCACCCCCGGGAGCCCAGCACCCCGCACCGGTACCGCGAGGGCCGCACGGAGCTGCGCAGGGACAAGTCCCCAGGGAGGCCCCTGGAGAGGGAGAAGTCCCCGGGGCGGCTGCTGAGCACCCGCAGGGAGCGCTCCCCGGGACGGCTCTTCGAGGACAGCGGCCGAGGCAGGGTGCCTGTGAGCGGGGCCAGAACTCCTCTTGCCCAAGTCAATAAG GTCTGGGACCAGTCTTCAGTGTAA
- the CIT gene encoding citron Rho-interacting kinase isoform X3, whose translation MEKTLLLKSKELQDAQDKCHKMEQEMTRLHRRVSEVEAVLSQKEVELKASETQRSLLEQDLATYITECSSLKRSLEQARMEVSQEDDKALQLLHDIREQSRKLQEIKEQEYQAQVEEMRLMMNQLEEDLISARRRSDLYESELRESRLAAEEFKRKAAECHNKLQKLQVKDQGKNEAGELYSKLEKINTEQQAKIQELQEKLTKAVKASSEATELLQNIRQAKERAEKELEKLQNREDSNESMKKKLLEAEERRHSLENQVKRLETVERRENRLKEDIQTKSQQIQQMAEKILELEEKHREAQIAAQHLELQLKQKEQFYEEKLKVLENQMKKDLADKEALENMLRRHEEEAREKCKVLAEQKAMINAMDSKIRSLEQRIVELSEANKLAANSSLFTQRNMKAQEEMISELRQQKFYLETQAGKLEAQNRKLEEQLEKMSHQDHTDKNRLLELETRLREVSLEHEEQKLELKRQLTELQLTLQERESQITGLQAARTALENQLREAKTELEETTAEAEEEIQALTAHRDEIQRKFEALRNSCTVISDLEEQLNQLTEDNAELNNQNFFLSKQLDEASGANDEVVQLRSEVDHLRREITEREMQLTSQKQTMEALKTTCTMLEEQVMDLEALNDELLEKERQWEAWRNVLGDEKSQFECRVRELQRMLDTEKQSRVRADQRITESRQVVELAVKEHKAEILALQQALKEQKLKAESLSDKLNDLEKKHAMLEMNARSLQQKLETERELKQRLLEEQAKLQQQMDLQKNHIFRLTQGLQEALDRADLLKTERSDLEYQLENIQVLYSHEKVKMEGTISQQTKLIDFLQAKMDQPAKKKKGLFSRRKEDPSLPTQVPLQYNELKVALEKEKARSAELEEALQKTRIELRSAREEAAHRKISDHPHPSTPATARQQIIMSAIVRSPEHQPTPISLLAPPSSRRKESSTPEEYSRRLKERMHHNIPHRFNVGLNMRATKCAVCLDTVHFGRQASKCLECQVMCHPKCSTCLPATCGLPAEYATHFSEAFCRDKMNSPGLQLKEPSTSLRLEGWMKVPRNNKRGQQGWDRKYIVLEGTKVLIYDAEAREAGQRPLEEFELCLPDGDVTVHGAVGATELTNTAKTDVPYILKLESHPHTTCWPGRTLYLLAPSFPDKQRWVTALESIVAGGRVSREKAEADAKLLGNSLLKLEGEDRLDINCTMPFSDQVVLVGAEEGLYALNVLKNSLTHIPGMGAVFQIHLIKDLEKLLMIAGEERALCLVDVKKVKQSLAQSHLPAQPDVSPNVFEAVKGCHLFAAGKVENSLCICAAMPNKVVVLRYNESLSKFCIRKEIETSEPCSCIHLTTYSIIIGTNKFYEIEMKQYTLEEFLDKNDHTLASAVFAASTNSFPVSIIQVNPAGQREEYLLCFHEFGVFVDSYGRRSRTDDLKWNRLPLAFAYREPYLFVTHFNSLEVIEIQARASIGTPARAHLEIPNPRYLGPAISSGAIYLASSYQDKLRVICCKGNLVKETNNEQQQPQHHRGSSATRSSPNKRGPPTYNEHITKRVASSPGPPEGPSHPREPSTPHRYREGRTELRRDKSPGRPLEREKSPGRLLSTRRERSPGRLFEDSGRGRVPVSGARTPLAQVNKVWDQSSV comes from the exons ATGGAAAAGACACTTCTTCTCAAGAGCAAAGAGCTCCAAGACGCCCAGGACAAGTGTCACAAG ATGGAGCAGGAAATGACGCGGTTGCACCGGAGAGTGTCAGAGGTGGAGGCTGTACTTAGCCAAAAGGAGGTGGAACTGAAAGCCTCTGAGACCCAGCGATCCCTCCTGGAGCAGGACCTGGCCACCTATATCACAGAATGCAGT AGCTTAAAGCGCAGCCTGGAGCAGGCACGGATGGAGGTGTCTCAGGAAGATGATAAGGCACTGCAGCTACTTCATGATATCAGAGAGCAAAGCCGAAAACTGCAAGAGATCAAAGAACAG GAATACCAAGCTCAAGTGGAAGAGATGAGGCTGATGATGAATCAGCTGGAGGAGGATCTGATCTCAGCTCGCAGGCGCAGCGATCTCTACGAGTCGGAGTTGAGGGAGTCCCGCCTGGCAGCCGAGGAATTCAAACGTAAAGCTGCCGAGTGCCACAACAAACTGCAAAAG TTACAGGTTAAAGATCAAGGAAAAAATGAGGCAGGAGAGTTGTATTCCAAACTGGAAAAG atcaatacagagcagcaagccaaaatccaggagctgcaggaaaagctgacAAAG GCTGTGAAAGCCAGCTCAGAGGCAACTGAGCTCCTGCAGAATATCCGTCAGGCAAAGGAGAGAGctgagaaggagctggagaaactGCAGAACCGGGAAGATTCCAATGaaagcatgaagaaaaaattGCTTGAAGCAGAA GAACGGCGCCATTCTCTGGAGAATCAGGTGAAGAGATTAGAGACTGTGGAACGAAGAGAAAACCGCCTAAAAGAAGATATTCAAACTAAATCTCAACAGATTCAACAGATGGCAGAAAAAATTCTG gagctggaggagaagcACCGTGAGGCTCAGATTGCAGCACAACATCTGGAGTTGCAGCTGAAACAGAAGGAACAATTCTATGAGGAGAAACTCAAA GTGTTGGAAAATCAGATGAAGAAGGATCTTGCAGATAAGGAAGCACTTGAGAATATGCTCAGAAGACATGAAGAAGAAGCACGTGAGAAATGCAAAGTTCTGGCTGAACAGAAGGCG ATGATCAATGCAATGGATTCCAAGATCAGGTCACTGGAGCAGAGAATTGTGGAATTGTCTGAGGCCAACAAACTGGCAGCAAATAGCAGCCTCTTTACCCAGAGGAACAT GAAAGCCCAAGAGGAGATGATTTCAGAGCTCAGGCAACAGAAGTTCTACTTGGAAACACAAGCTGGAAAGTTGGAAGCCCAGAATCGAAAATTAGAAGAACAATTGGAAAAGATGAGTCACCAAGATCACACTGACAAGAACCGCCTGCTGGAGTTGGAGACACGGCTGAGAGAG GTTAGCCTAGAGCACGAAGAACAAAAGCTGGAGCTGAAGAGGCAGctgacagagctgcagctgaccCTGCAGGAGAGGGAATCCCAGATCACTGGGCTGCAGGCTGCAAGGACAGCCCTGGAGAACCAACTCCGAGAGGCCAAGACCGAGCTGGAGGAGACCACGGCCGAGGCAGAGGAGGAGATCCAAGCCCTCACG GCACATAGAGATGAAATCCAGCGTAAATTTGAAGCCCTTCGTAATAGCTGCACA GTGATTTCAGATTTGGAAGAGCAGCTGAACCAGCTCACTGAAGACAATGCAGAGCTGAACAACCAGAATTTCTTCCTGTCCAAACAACTGGACGAGGCCTCGGGGGCCAACGACGAGGTTGTGCAGCTGCGGAGTGAGGTCGATCATCTCCGCCGGGAGATCACCGAGAGGGAGATGCAGCTGACCAGCCAGAAACAA ACTATGGAGGCCTTGAAGACAACATGTACGATGCTGGAAGAGCAAGTAATGGACTTGGAGGCCCTGAATGATGAACTCCTGGAGAAAGAGCGCCAGTGGGAAGCGTGGAGAAATGTTCTAGGGGATGAGAAGTCCCAGTTTGAATGTCGAGttagagagctgcagaggatgctGGATACTGAGAAACAGAGcag AGTGAGAGCAGATCAACGTATTACTGAGTCTCGCCAGGTGGTAGAACTTGCTGTCAAGGAACACAAGGCAGAGATTCTGGCCCTGCAGCAAGCACTCAAGGAACAAAAACTCAAAGCAGAGAGCCTTTCTGATAAG CTCAATGACCTGGAGAAGAAGCACGCCATGCTGGAGATGAACGCCCGCAGTTTACAGCAGAAGCTTGAGACAGAAAGGGAGCTGAAGCAGAGGCTTCTGGAGGAG CAGGCAAAGCTGCAGCAACAAATGGATCTGCAGAAGAACCACATCTTCCGCCTGACTCAAGGTCTGCAAGAGGCTCTGGACCGAGCAGATCTTCTGAAGACTGAGAGAAGTGACCTGGAATATCAGCTGGAAAACATTCAG GTTCTCTATTCCCATGAAAAAGTGAAAATGGAGGGCACTATTTCTCAGCAAACTAAACTCATTGATTTCCTGCAGGCAAAGATGGACCAaccagcaaaaaagaaaaag GGCCTGTTTAGTCGGCGGAAAGAGGACCCTTCTTTACCCACACAGGTTCCCCTGCAATACAATGAGCTGAAAGTGGCactggagaaggagaaggctcGTTCTGCTGAGCTGGAGGAGGCTCTACAGAAAACACGCATTGAACTCAGATCTGCTCGTGAAGAAG CTGCTCATCGGAAAATATCCGACCACCCTCACCCCTCCACGCCGGCCACGGCCAGGCAGCAGATCATCATGTCTGCCATAGTGCGCTCCCCAGAGCACCAGCCCACGCCCATCAGCCTGCTGGCCCCACCCTCCAGCCGCCGGAAGGAATCCTCCACACCTGAGG AGTACAGCCGGCGCCTGAAGGAGCGGATGCACCACAACATCCCCCATCGCTTCAACGTGGGGCTCAACATGAGGGCCACCAAGTGCGCCGTGTGCCTGGACACCGTGCACTTCGGCAGGCAGGCCTCCAAGTGTCTGG AATGCCAGGTGATGTGTCACCCAAAATGCTCAACTTGCTTGCCAGCTACTTGTGGGCTGCCAGCAGAATATGCCACACACTTCTCGGAAGCGTTCTGCCGGGATAAGATGAATTCCCCTGGCCTGCAGCTGAAGGAGCCAAGCACCAGTCTGCGTCTGGAAGGGTGGATGAAAGTGCCAAG GAATAATAAACGTGGGcaacagggctgggacaggaagTATATTGTCCTGGAAGGAACCAAAGTGCTCATTTATGATGCAGAAGCAAGAGAAG ctggacagaGGCCTCTGGAGGAATTTGAGCTCTGCCTTCCTGATGGTGATGTAACTGTTCATGGAGCTGTAGGAGCTACTGAGCTTACCAATACAGCAAAGACAG ATGTGCCATATATCCTAAAATTGGAGTCTCATCCACACACCACTTGCTGGCCTGGTAGAACACTCTACCTGTTAGCACCCAGCTTCCCTGACAAACAGCGCTGGGTCACAGCACTGGAATCAATAGTGGCAGGTGGGAGAGTTTCCAGAGAAAAAGCTGAGGCTGATGCT AAACTGCTGGGGAACTCCCTGCTGAAGCTGGAGGGTGAAGACCGTTTGGATATCAATTGCACAATGCCCTTCAGTGACCAG GTAGTGCTGGTGGGTGCAGAAGAAGGTCTCTATGCCCTGAATGTACTGAAGAATTCCTTAACGCACATCCCAGGAATGGGAGCTGTCTTCCAAATTCACCTCATCAAGGACCTGGAGAAGCTACTCATGATAGCAG gAGAAGAAAGGGCTCTGTGTCTTGTTGATGTAAAGAAAGTGAAGCAGTCCCTAGCCCAGTCtcacctcccagcccagcctgatgTCTCACCAAATGTCTTTGAGGCTGTCAAAGGATGTCACCTTTTTGCTGCTGGCAAA GTTGAGAACAGTCTTTGTATCTGTGCAGCCATGCCCAATAAAGTGGTGGTTCTGCGATACAACGAGAGCTTGAGCAAGTTCTGTATCAGAAAG gaGATTGAAACCTCTGAGCCTTGCAGCTGCATCCATTTGACCACTTACAGCATCATCATTGGAACCAACAAGTTCTATGAAATTGAGATGAAGCAGTACACACTGGAGG AGTTTTTGGATAAAAATGACCACACTTTGGCCtctgctgtgtttgctgcttccACCAACAGTTTCCCAGTCAGTATCATCCAAGTGaacccagcagggcagagggaggagtaTCTGCTCTGTTTCCATG AGTTTGGTGTCTTTGTGGATTCCTATGGAAGACGCAGTAGGACAGACGACCTGAAATGGAACCGCTTGCCCTTAGCTTTTG CCTACAGGGAGCCCTATCTGTTCGTGACCCACTTCAATTCCCTTGAAGTGATCGAGATTCAGGCACGAGCTTCTATAGG AACTCCGGCACGAGCCCACTTGGAGATCCCGAACCCGCGGTACCTGGGGCCTGCCATCTCCTCGGGGGCGATCTACTTGGCCTCCTCCTACCAGGACAAGCTAAGGGTGATCTGCTGTAAGGGCAACCTGGTGAAGGAGACCAAcaatgagcagcagcagccgcagcaCCACAGAGGCTCCTCTGCCACGCGCAG CAGCCCCAACAAGAGAGGCCCTCCCACGTACAACGAGCACATCACCAAGAGGGtggcctccagcccagggccccCCGAAGGGCCCAGCCACCCCCGGGAGCCCAGCACCCCGCACCGGTACCGCGAGGGCCGCACGGAGCTGCGCAGGGACAAGTCCCCAGGGAGGCCCCTGGAGAGGGAGAAGTCCCCGGGGCGGCTGCTGAGCACCCGCAGGGAGCGCTCCCCGGGACGGCTCTTCGAGGACAGCGGCCGAGGCAGGGTGCCTGTGAGCGGGGCCAGAACTCCTCTTGCCCAAGTCAATAAG GTCTGGGACCAGTCTTCAGTGTAA